The following is a genomic window from Halichoerus grypus chromosome 5, mHalGry1.hap1.1, whole genome shotgun sequence.
TGTTGGCTTGGGCAACTTGGAGGATAATGCATCACTCACTGAGTTGGAGGACAcaagaagaagggaagaacaTCTGAAGATGCTTGGATAGCTTAATCCTGGGCAGGGACCATGGGACCTGTGACGTAAGCAGAAATGTGTTCAGCAGCCCACGCACAGGTGGAGCACGGGATCTCGTACTGAAATCTGTGCGTCATCGGCATACATTGGTTGGCTCGAACCAAAGGGCTGGATGGGGAAAATcgccagggagggggagaagagcaaCTCAGCAGAAGCCTGGGGAAAACTGATGTTAGGGGTCGGGCGGCGAGTAGCCCACGGAGGAAACTAAGAAGCAGTGGGAGATGCAGGGATGCAGCATCACAGAAGCAAAGGCAGAAATGTCCAGGAGCTAAGGGCGATGAACAGATGCTGCCTCGAGGTGAAATGCCAGAACTGACGACGGGGTTTGTTCAGCAACAAGGAAGCTTCTGATAGCCTTGCTGAGCGTCCCTACAGTCAATGGTGGGATGTGAGGAAGCAGAGATAACCTGACAGACTGTTCTCTAGTTTGTGTAGTCCAGGAAGGAAGAGCTGGGGTgataagagagagagacccagagtAGACGGAAGTTGTTGTTAAACAACAATTACCCAATCATTTCTGACCAAGCCTGATGCTCTCTATTCAAAAGGGGCCCCTTTGGCTGATCCAGCGCCCTTTCCCAAGACAATATTCTAATGAGTGATCTGGTGAGGGAGCTCTTACTGTGTatgagtgtttgtgtgtgtgtgtgtctggggtgCTCTTAAAGATACTTtatacttaggggcgcctgggtggctcagtcgttaagcatctgccttcggctcaggtcatgatcccagggtcctaggatcgagccctgcatcgggctccctgctcagctggaagtctgcttctccctctcccactccccctgcttgtgttccttctctcgctgtgtctctctctgtcaaataaacaaataaaatcttaaaaaaaaaaaaaaaagctgactttaaaaaaaaagatactttaaagatatttaagaaaataagggGGCTGGGTCAGCCACAGGAGAACTTCTAGGGGCTTTTATTTTTGGGTGAGCCCATTTACAATGTCTGAGGTGGACTCTGGAACAGGACTGAAACCCACCTACCTTAGTTGAAAGCCAGGATGAagtaatgaagtagcagaatATAGATGTACCTAGTCTGCTTGGATAACTAAGGGAAAATTCAGATCTTGAGAAAAAGAGTTTTGATATCGGAgtcaaaatagaaacaaagttgGAAGGTTACAAGttaagggagggaggcagagctgaTGCAAAGGCTGTGTCCTTGGCTTTCTTGACACACAGTGGAAAGCACAGACCCACTTATCACAGACAAGTCCTATCCACTCACTGCTGCTATGCCCAGACATCAAGGACAGACCGGAGAGGAAAGGTCCTAaactggggcggggtgggggaggggatacAAGAAGCTAGCCAAATTCAGGTGGCTAAGAAAGGAGAGGTCAGCACTGTCTAGACACCAGCATGGAACCATGTCcacagaaaaaagggaaggaaattttaCAGAATGATGATGCCTCATTGTGGTGTCCCTTGCTCATGAGAGGCTGCAATCACCACTCTGCATTCCGAATCGAGAAAAACAAGTGGGGGCCGCCTGTGGTTTGCTATGCTCTCTAGCTTCATTTCCTGATAGAAGCAACTCTGAGGAACAGGAGGATTATAAATCGCCTGAACAAGGGCCTGATAAAATGTCTTTTTCACTTGTGAATGTAGAGCCCAGGTGTCCGTGGCATTGTTCACTCTGAATAAGGACAATTTTGTTGCTACTATCAAATCAAAATGGGAAAAGTACATTAAGGGACCCCCTTCTCGCCACGCCCAACGTTTGCAACCTCGGAGCACCACTGGTTCTTAGTCCCTTACTCCAGACAAGAACTAATACTAGTTTGAAACAAGAGTCAAATGAAGGGGATTGAGGAGGAAGCTGTTGGTTATGTAGCACGCGGGGGCTGAGGGAAAGAGAGGCTCTGACTTGGGTGAGCAAGTGGATGGGCCcaatgaaaggagaaatgaaaagactAGGTGTGGGATAAGGGAAAGAAGAGTCTAATTTTGGATGGGTTGACCTGAGTTAGATATGGTGGTTATACAAACGAGTCTGAAGCTCTTGAGAAAGCAGAATGGTTACGTGAGGTAACAAAATCACAGTTAAGTTTTGAGTATTAAGTGCTATCCTTTACCTGAATTTTCTCAATCTTCAGTTCTATAAATGTAACATTTCCTTTATCTTCactttacaaaaaagaaagctTAACTTCTGTGAAgtgtttgcccaaggtcacacctcTCATAGGAtgtggagccaggattcaggcCAAGACAGGCTGACCGCAGAACAGTACTTGTAACCATGACATTATGAATACGTGGGTGGTAACTTAAACCTCAAGTGAATGATTGTCTACAGACCAGGTACAGAGTGACATGAGTGAACGACAAGGGGGTAATACAGAGAAAGTGGAATAGGTGAAAGGAAGCCCCAGGTCTGTGGCTGGTCAGCGAAGCGTGGCCAGGTTGAAAGCGGAGAAAGTGGCCTTGGAAAGCTAAGGCCACCGAAAAAAAAAGGGGAAGCTTGAAAGCACCTGGAGACAGCGAGTGCACGCAGCTCCCGTGCTAAGTGCCTACAGACCCTGGCCCGGCGGCCTCCCTTCAGGTTCCCCCTGCTGACCCCTGCTCTTCACTGCCCCCAGGGTAATGGGAATTCTAAGAACAAATGTTAATATGCCACAGAAAGAAACGTGACCTCAAAAGGGATATTCCTCCTAGTGGAAGGGAGAATGGTGGTACTGGCAAGGAGGGTTAGTTGGGACAAAAGAAAAGGATGGGGCACATAACCAACCATAAGCTGACCCTCTAACCTGTTTACCCTTGCTGTTCTGGCATAAATTAATAGTGTTCCTTTCCGCCCTCAAGTATTTCCATTTGGACGATATATGGCCTCCCTATTTATATATCAAGTGAGGAAGGGCACTCAGTTTAAGAGCAAAGTTAAAGCAAAGCTAATCTAAGAACCGATGGGAACAATTCATCTTTTGGACCAACGTGCTTCTCTCACAAGAGTTAAATGCAATTAGCTGTCTTTAAGGGATGCGATTCCAACAGAACAGTACAGTGACTGGTCTGGAGTCAGtctatctgggttcaaatctcaccTCTGGCACCCCCATCTTGAGCGACTTTCAATCTCTCTAAACCTcactttccaaaaaaaaacaTTGATTCCATAGCCTTGGAATGAATATTAAAGGAGATGCTTTTGTGTCAAGTACCTAGACACTCCAAGAGGATGGCCGCCCCACAAAATACAAGATGCATAACGTGGAACCAACAAACTGGTAAATACCGGTGACCTGGGGCCAGGCGGGGCAGGGTCCTAAGAACGAGCAGCTGTAAACTTCTCTGTAATGGCTCACTCACCACCTGACTTGGACTCTTTGGTCTGCTTTGATTTAGGTAAACATGTTTGTGATGGGGATGGTCAAGACGTTTGcaattttctttgtggttttccAAGAAGAATTTGAAAGCACCTCAGAGCAAACTGGTTGGATTGGATCCATCATGTCATCACTTCGTTTTTCTGCAGGTATAAAGCTGGCAATAAGCTTGCTGTCCAAGGAAAAGCACCACAAAGGGCAATCCCAAGAAGATTCATCTGTCAGTCATTTAAGACTGAAGCGTTGCTAAAACTCAGATTCATTAATAGGTAAAGCTGAGAAAAGTTACGGACTTGAAGTGTTTAGCCTCTACTTGATTTGACAAAATCAGAAGAAATAGGGTTCAAAAAGAGCTTAAGAATCCAACTATTTAAGTCCATGATTCAATTTCTCACACCTTGTTTCTTTCACAGTGCCTGAACACGGGTTCAGTGAGCCAGTCTCTCTGGGAAATCAGACCACAGGGTTCTTAAGCCCAACATCTAAGCATATTCAAAACAACACAGAGAACCAATTCCTCTTCCTTTGCTTCTATTTGGGGCTAAAACATGATAGGGTAGATTAATGATCAAACTTTGTTCTAGTCAAAGGTAACTAGGTGCAATctcattttgtgggtttttttttttttttaaggctttacttatttaagtaatctgtacaccaacgtggggctcgaactcatgaccctgagatcgagtcacgtgttctcctgactgagccagccaggcgcccctcgtttTGTGGTTTTATCAAACCTGCTTATTTACAAtcctctttaaaacaaacaactcTTTTTCCAAAAAGCACAATAGTGTGGGCCTGGGAATATTATGAAACCCAACACAGACACCTTTCTAAAGGATATACAATACTCCAAAGTCAAGTCCTCTTGTTTTCCTTCAGTTGCTCATTTAAATTGCACATCAGAAGATAAGAAATGCCAGAGCGTATTTACCTGTActtgcctttcttcctttttctgaggTCCCCTGGTTGCCATTACTTGTGACATAATTGGAGAGAAGACTGCCTCCATTCTTGGGGTTTTCCTTGTTACTGGTGGATATCTGATCAGCAGCTGGGCTACTAACATTCCCTTTCTTTGTGTGACTATGGGACTTCTACCTGGTGAGTTCATGGTAAAAATAAGACTGTAAAAGATGGAACTAGGAACCTTCTCTTTTACCGTCTTGTCCATGGGCCCAAAAGGCCTACTTAAATTATCTCAGTTCCAGGAGAATATCTCATCTGGTACCAAGCCACTTCATGTGATTCCAagctactgtttttctttttaggtttggGTTCTGCTTTCTTGTACCAAGCAGCTGCTGTGGTAACTATCAAATACTTCGAGAAACGATTAGCTCTTTCTACAGCTATTGCCCGTTCTGGGATGGGACTGACGTTTCTAATAGCACCTTTTACAAAAGTCCTGATAGATCTATATGACTGGACAGGTAAGTCATTCTGTGTCTGAACCATCAACTCCACAAGGTATGTTCAGCTCTTTCCCTCTAATGAGTGGAAGTGAAGACTTTTTGAGCCAAGGAAGAAATAAGCAGGATTTCTAAAGTAGCATAAACCTGTGCCTCCCCTTCCTTGGAGAACACAGCAGAAGGCATGTTGAACTACTTGCAGGCTTCGCCACGGACCACCCCAGCAACTCAGACTTCACACGGTTCAGGTCTGAGGGGATGGAGGCCACTCTGTGAAGCTGGCAAAACACCTTGCAGGGAAAGTGATACTCCTGGGGACACACggattccctcctcctcctctaccgCTAAAGCACTCACTTttcaaatattctcttaaaaaattccacattaaaaaataccTCATCCATCTGACTCACTAAAATAGACCGAGAAAAAGAAGGGCGTAAACAGAGCATTATGTTCCTAAATCTTTTATATACCATCAGCTATAaatttttcacaaatgaaaacCATTCACTCCACGATTTTCTTTGTGCCTGACCTAAAACATTCGGATTGAAATAATCTTAAATTactggaaaaatatatgtatatgtacatgtacatatataggaatatatacAAACCTATTTCTACCTACAGAGCCTTACAGTTGATGCTTTCCTTTCCCAAGTGAAAAACTACCAGTGGTTTCATGGTAAACAGAACCAGCTGGCAAATCCGTAAGACAGGACAGCAGAATCTACAGCCAATTCCATCTCTGAAAGCACCACACACAACTCACAGCTTTGGTCAGACCACGCTGAAACCAAGCAACTACTCAGCTTCCAAGGCAAGACTGGCATCTGTCTTctttcaaggaaattaaaaatggcaTGAGATGAAAGGCTGGCCCCTCTCCTAAGGCAGTTTCTGAATGACTCTCATCATCTAACTCtagaattctgtattttctatccTTAAATCTATATCCCCACTTCAGGATATCTTAAATCCCTATTTAAAACACCGTAATTTTCTAACACTTCAAATATCCACCCCCCCCTCCACGCTCCCCcaaaaaactattctttcttcctctcgCACAAATAACACTCTCTCCTTCCACATCATCTCCTGGTGCAgctttctggttttctattttCAAAGGTCGCCCTGTTTTCACAAGGATACAGTGGTGTGTAGGGCTAAAAATGAAGTCAACAGATTTAGATACTTCAGTTAAATTTAGGGGACAAAGTAGTGTTTTCAGGAATCACTGCACTGTGACTGAATATATTTGTGGTGGGGCCCCTTCTGAGCCTAAGAACAGAGAGTATTGCGAAATGAGAGGGGTCATTTTTAACCTAACTTCTCACTTTCTCTCCCCCATTTAGGTGCTCTTATACTACTTGCAGGGATCACACTGAATTTGGTGCCTTCTAGTATGCTCCTAAGACCCATCCATATCAAAAGCAAGAACAattctgatattaaaaataaaggcagcAGCTTATCTGCAAGTAATCCAGGGGCAGTGGGTGCAACAGAAACGTCATCCTGCAATGAGACACAAGAAGCCACCATCAGGGACAGTGCTCTGCAAAAGGCCGGACAACCTGGTACAAGTTTAACAGTCTCACAAAACAGAGAGTTCAACAATGAGCCTAACGGGGACAGTTATGAGAAAGAGGCTATTTCATGGAGCTGTAAACAAAAACTCTGTGAcctctcccttttaaaaaatcctttcttctACATATTTACCTGGTCTTTTCTCCTCAGTCAGTTGGCATATTTCATCCCTACTTTTCACCTGGTGGCCAGAGCCAGAACATTGGGGATTGACATCATGGATGCCTCCTTCCTCGTTTCTGTAGCTGGTAAGAAAGCATACTTTGACTTcaaactcaaaaggaaaaatgaattttacaaaaatttattCGATTTtataaaaaactaaagaaaaacaattttttaagaaaaggagttATGGGAGGGCCAGGAAAAAGGAAGTCTTTTGAGGCTGGCAGGAGCACCAGGCATGTCCCTCCCAGATCTCTGTCACTGCACCTTGCACACAGGAGCTCTACACCAGTGGCCCCTAAGCAAGTCTTGTTCGTTTTCATGTCAGTGTCTGTCTGACACAGTACACATTAAGTATTTATTGCATaaatacttgattttaaaaagtaggcaacAGCCACCTCCAGGAAGCAGGAAAAGCATAGGCAGACAGCACAGGGCTAGACTGGTTCTAGAGCTTAGACTTCCTGGGTTCACGTTTTGTTCTGTATTTCCTAGCTgtaggaccttgggcaagttactcatgttctctgtgcctcaatttcctcatctgtaatacaGGGATAATAGTACCTATCCTCAAAAGGTTATCAGGATTAAATGAGCAATGCATGTAGagtttagaatagtgcctggcccaTCATAAGCATTCAGTAATGTTCTATTAGTATGGGTAGCTAAGAATTTTTCCCCTTGCACTCATAGTAAGACAGATAAATATGCCCGTTAAGGTCATTCACTAATGGACtgggcatcattttttttttttttttaattagaatactaagttaaaaatgaaaactatcatTTTAGTTGAGTATTTATAAAAACGTAAGGAAGCAAAATGCTTAATTCAAAAGAGGTGGATTCTCTCAATGGACAAAATAGGTAGCCTAAAAAAGTGAATTGACATGGAACGGGACTATTCTAAATACGTGGAAATTCTATGTAGCTTGATGTTAACTTTTCTCTCCCTAATTTCTTGAAAAGACTGCTTACACAGTCCTTACAAAACTGACTATACGCCATTCCAACTGCAAAGACACACTTCAGTCAACTAAAGCTTGTGTACGCAAGAAATACATAactaaactgttttttttaattaaaatgtccGGTAGTCATCAATTTAGATCAGATTAGGCTATGCAATGGGACCAAAGAACATAACAAAAAGTTTCCGTATGTATCCTAGGAAGTaactgtaaaaagagaaatagtaGTATGCATTTTCTGTCCCCCACCCTTTTTTGTGAAGCAATTTAGGAAGAATTTACAGTACAAAGCAACTGTAGCTCATGCTACTCTTGGTGAAAATGTTCTATTATTTAACTGCTACATTAGTTTATA
Proteins encoded in this region:
- the SLC16A4 gene encoding monocarboxylate transporter 5, whose protein sequence is MMQRAGKAQPYTKALDGGWGWMIVFHFFLVNMFVMGMVKTFAIFFVVFQEEFESTSEQTGWIGSIMSSLRFSAGPLVAITCDIIGEKTASILGVFLVTGGYLISSWATNIPFLCVTMGLLPGLGSAFLYQAAAVVTIKYFEKRLALSTAIARSGMGLTFLIAPFTKVLIDLYDWTGALILLAGITLNLVPSSMLLRPIHIKSKNNSDIKNKGSSLSASNPGAVGATETSSCNETQEATIRDSALQKAGQPGTSLTVSQNREFNNEPNGDSYEKEAISWSCKQKLCDLSLLKNPFFYIFTWSFLLSQLAYFIPTFHLVARARTLGIDIMDASFLVSVAGITEAVSQIISGWVADQNWIKKYHYHKSYLILCGITNLLAPLATTFPLLMTYTIFFAIFAGGYLAMILPVLVDLSGNSRVHRFLGLAGFFAGMAVLSGPPIAGWLYDHTRTYTGSFYFSGICFLLSSVSLFFVPLAERWKNRA